CGTTGAAAAGATAAAGAGTGGCAAGATGCATTGCTAACAATCGGATTGGTTGTTCAACCAACATTAAAATAGAAAGCTATTGCGTGTAAAATACGTTCAGGCTGTAATTATTAGTGTTGCACTAATTAGCATGCTAAAAAGCCGTACAACGACAGCTCTTGCGTCAGTTGTACGGCTCTGAAATTGGCTAGGATCCGCCCTCGGATGGCGGGGGCATCCAGTCTGGCGCAATATCCTCAAACGAAGTGTAGGGCGACATGTACATAAGCTCGGCAACGCCCACGGGGCCGTTGCGCTGCTTGCCGATGATGATTTCGGCAATGCCCTGGGGCGGTCGGTCGGCAGGTTTCTGGAATTTGTACACGTCATCGCGGTACACAAACATGATAACGTCCGCGTCCTGCTCGATAGCGCCAGATTCACGAAGGTCAGAAAGCATGGGGCGCTTGTCGCTGCGTTCTTCCACCTTGCGGTTAAGCTGTGAAAGCGCAACCACGGGCACGTTCATTTCCTTGGCAAGGCCTTTGAGCGAGCGCGAAATATCCGAAATTTCCAGTTCGCGCGAATCTGTGCGGCGGCTGGTGCGCATGAGCTGCAGGTAGTCCACCACCACCATGCCAAGGCCTTTGTCCGCCTTGAGGCGGCGGGCGCGGGCGCGCAGTTCCAGCGTGGTGAGGGCAGGGGTGTCGTCAATAAATATGGGCGCACGGGCCACAACGTCCGCCGCGTCATAGAGGCGCTGCCAGTCTTCGTCTGTCAGCAGCGAGGGACGGCGCAGCTTGGAAAGATCCACCTTGCCCCACACGGCCAGCATGCGCTGCATGAGCTGCTCCTTGCTCATTTCGAGCGAAAAAACAGCCACGGGCACGTTCTGGCGCACGGCAGCGTTGATGGCCATGCACATGGAAAAAGCCGTCTTGCCCATACTGGGGCGGGCCGCCACAATAATGAGGTCAGAGGGCTGCAGACCGGCGGTCAGTTTGTCCAGGCGGGTATAGCCGGTGGTGACGCCTGTAATGACGTCCTTGGCATCGGCCAGCTTGGAAAGCTTGTCGAATACCCGTTCCAGCAGTTCGCGCGTGGGGGTAAAGTCCTTGCCCGAGGTGCGTTGTGAAATGGAAAAAACCGCCTGTTCGGATTCATCCAGCAGTTCGCCGACTTCGCGCGTGGCATCGTAGCAGTTGACTATGATGCCAGAGCAGGCGTTGATCAGGCTGCGCTGCAAGGATTTGTCGCGAACTATGGTGGCGTAGTATTCCGCATTGGCGCCGGAAACAACGGCCTGCGCCAGCTCGCCCAGATAGACCGCACCGCCGGCTTCTTCAAGGGCGTTCATGCTCTTGAGCTGCTCGGCAGTGGCAATAAGGTCGAGGGGGGCCGATTTGCGGTAAAGTTCTAGAAACGCCTTGTAGATGGTGGCGTGTGCGGGCAGGTAAAAATCTTCGTCAGTGAGCTGGTCTGCGATGGAGTGCATGAGCTGGGGGCGCATGAAAACGCCGCCGAGCACAGCCTGTTCGGCTTCAACACTGTGGGGGGGCACACGCCGCAGAATGTCGGCCTCGGCTTTTTCCGCGCTGTGCGCTGAAGAGCGAGACTGGCCATCCTTGTTGCGGCCCTGCCCAAAAGGCGAGCCCCCGGCCGCGTGGCCGGGGGCGGAATTGCTATCGTTGCGGGAAACCACGCAAACCCCTACTGGGCTGCCTCGGCTTCTTCAGCGGGCGCAGCAGGTGCGGGTTCTTCTTCGATGGGCTGATGGTCGGAAATGACCTTCACCGGCACCAGGGCGATCACGCTGGCGTGCAGGCGCACGCGAACGGGATGTTCACCAAGGGTACGGATGGGGGCATCCATAAGAATGCGGCGGCGGTCAACTTCCACACCAAGGGCGGTAAGAGCATCGCCGATGATGGTGGTGGTGACGGAGCCGTAAAGCTTGTCGTTGTCGCCCACGTGCATGGGGATAACGACTTCCAGGGCTTCCAGGCGGGCCTGGAGGGACTGGGCGTCAGCGCGCACGGCATCCATGCGGGCCTGAAGCTTTTTGCGTTCCTGTTCAAAGCTTTTGAGGTTGGAAGGTGAAGCGACCATGGCCAGACCCTGCGGGAGCAGGAAATTACGGCCATAACCAGCTTTCACTTCAACCACATCGCCAAGGCTGCCGAGATTTTCAACGTCGGCGCGAAGTATCAGTTTCATGTGCGCCTCCTTAAATGGTGCTCTTTTTCTTGACGCCGGAATCGTGCGTCGCGGTGTAGATGAGCAGGGCCATCTGGCGGGCGCGCTTGATTTCGCGGGTCAGCAGGCGCTGGTGATGTGCGCAGGTGCCGGTGATGCGGCGGGCAATGATCTTGCCGCGCTCTGTGATAAAGTCGCGCAGGATGTCGGCGCGCTTGTAATCCAGGGGCAGATCTTTATCTGCGCAGAAGCGGCAGAATTTGCGGCGCGGGGCAAATTTCTTTTTAAAAGCCATGTTAGGCAACCTCCCCGGCCACTTCATCGGCCAGCTTGACGGTCACAAACTTGAAGATGCCGTCGGTGATGCGAATGTTGCGTTCCAGCTCAGCGATAAGCTCAGCAGGAGCCTGGTACACCAGACGCACATAAAAGCCGCGCATCAGTTTGCGAACCGGGTAGGCGAGGTCGCGCATGCCCCAATTGTCCACTTCCACCATGACGCCCTTCTCACGCTCGATGATCGCGGTAAGGGCGTTGATGATGCCCTCGCGATTGTCGGCGGAAAGCTCCGGGGAAAGGAGCAGCAGGGTTTCAAATTTCCGCATTGGTATTCTCCTTTTGGATTGGCAGCCCACGCCACACGGGGCGCGAGCAAGGAACGAGTCTTATACTTCCGGCAAATGGGCCTGTCAAGCCGAAATTTTCAGAAGGCTGAAAGCCTGCGCTGTCAGAGGGATGCAACGGGCTATGCGTAGACGCGCGGGTTCATGCCGCCAAAAAGGCACAGCACTTCGTAAGAAATAGTGCCCAGCACATCCGCTATGTCCTGCGGTGTGACCGCTTTTTGTCCCGCCTCGGCGGGGCCGCCCACAAGCCATGCTGTGTCGCCCACGCGCACGGGCGGCAGATCGCTGACATCGGCCATGATCATGCCCATGCACACCCGGCCCACCTGGGGGGCGCGCCGTCCGTTGATGAGCATGGCGGCACGCGTGGAAAGCGAGCGGTTGAAAGCCGTGGCGTAGCCAATGGCAACAACCGCCACCGTGGCGGGCTTCTGCGCCGTGAACAGCCGGCCATACGATACGCTGCGGCCGTCGGCCACCTGCCGTACCTCGATAACGGGCGCGCTGACGCTCATGGCCCATTCCAGGCCGAGCGCGGCGCCCTTGCCTTCCCACGAGGTCCCCGTAAAGGGATTGCCGCCGTAGAGCGAAATGCCGGGCCGGCATACCTCGAAATGCGCTTCGGGCCGGCCTATGGTGCCAGCCGTATTGCAGAGCGAGCGCTCAATGTCGGGGAATGCCGTACGCAGCGCGTCAGACATGGCGGTGAAGCGCTTGATCTGGTCCTGTGAATAGGCTTCCTGCTCCGGCACATCGGCGCAGGAAAAATGCGATATGACCATAGCCGGAGAGATGCCCGGGATGTTGCGCAGCCGGTCGATAGCCTGGGGCAGTTCTTCCTGCGAAAAGCCAAGGCGGCCCATGCCGGTTTCGCACTTTATGGCAACGCGCAGAATGCGCCCGGCGTGGCAATGGGCGGCGGCGCGTTCAAGCTGGTCAAAGTTGCCCACCACCGGGGTCAGGCCCTGCATGGCCGCTCCCTGCCATTCCACATCGGTGAGCGCGCCCAGAAGCGGCACAATGGTTTGCCGCAGGCCAGCCTCGCGCAGGGCCATGCCTTCTGATACGGTTCCCACGGCAAAGCGCCGCGCGCCTGCATCAGACAAAACCCGCGCCACAGGCACAAGCCCGTGGCCGTAAGCGTCAGACTTGATGACCGGCATAAGCTTTTCAGCCTTGCCCATGCGACAAAAATTGCGGCGGATGGCGGCCAGATCAATGTGGCACAGCGATGGTGAAAACGTGCAATCGCTCACAGGGAATTCCCTCATTTGAACTTTGCTGAAGGACATTCTGCGCGGTTTGTCCGCGCACCGCGCATGGCGGCAGCGAAGGGTCGCCGTCCTTTGCGGCCCCCCGGCGCAACGGCCCCGGCCCTTGCGCGCAACACCCTTTAATGAAAGGCAACAACCTTAA
This DNA window, taken from Desulfovibrio desulfuricans DSM 642, encodes the following:
- the dnaB gene encoding replicative DNA helicase translates to MVSRNDSNSAPGHAAGGSPFGQGRNKDGQSRSSAHSAEKAEADILRRVPPHSVEAEQAVLGGVFMRPQLMHSIADQLTDEDFYLPAHATIYKAFLELYRKSAPLDLIATAEQLKSMNALEEAGGAVYLGELAQAVVSGANAEYYATIVRDKSLQRSLINACSGIIVNCYDATREVGELLDESEQAVFSISQRTSGKDFTPTRELLERVFDKLSKLADAKDVITGVTTGYTRLDKLTAGLQPSDLIIVAARPSMGKTAFSMCMAINAAVRQNVPVAVFSLEMSKEQLMQRMLAVWGKVDLSKLRRPSLLTDEDWQRLYDAADVVARAPIFIDDTPALTTLELRARARRLKADKGLGMVVVDYLQLMRTSRRTDSRELEISDISRSLKGLAKEMNVPVVALSQLNRKVEERSDKRPMLSDLRESGAIEQDADVIMFVYRDDVYKFQKPADRPPQGIAEIIIGKQRNGPVGVAELMYMSPYTSFEDIAPDWMPPPSEGGS
- the rpsF gene encoding 30S ribosomal protein S6 — encoded protein: MRKFETLLLLSPELSADNREGIINALTAIIEREKGVMVEVDNWGMRDLAYPVRKLMRGFYVRLVYQAPAELIAELERNIRITDGIFKFVTVKLADEVAGEVA
- the rpsR gene encoding 30S ribosomal protein S18; this translates as MAFKKKFAPRRKFCRFCADKDLPLDYKRADILRDFITERGKIIARRITGTCAHHQRLLTREIKRARQMALLIYTATHDSGVKKKSTI
- the alr gene encoding alanine racemase, whose amino-acid sequence is MSDCTFSPSLCHIDLAAIRRNFCRMGKAEKLMPVIKSDAYGHGLVPVARVLSDAGARRFAVGTVSEGMALREAGLRQTIVPLLGALTDVEWQGAAMQGLTPVVGNFDQLERAAAHCHAGRILRVAIKCETGMGRLGFSQEELPQAIDRLRNIPGISPAMVISHFSCADVPEQEAYSQDQIKRFTAMSDALRTAFPDIERSLCNTAGTIGRPEAHFEVCRPGISLYGGNPFTGTSWEGKGAALGLEWAMSVSAPVIEVRQVADGRSVSYGRLFTAQKPATVAVVAIGYATAFNRSLSTRAAMLINGRRAPQVGRVCMGMIMADVSDLPPVRVGDTAWLVGGPAEAGQKAVTPQDIADVLGTISYEVLCLFGGMNPRVYA
- the rplI gene encoding 50S ribosomal protein L9, with product MKLILRADVENLGSLGDVVEVKAGYGRNFLLPQGLAMVASPSNLKSFEQERKKLQARMDAVRADAQSLQARLEALEVVIPMHVGDNDKLYGSVTTTIIGDALTALGVEVDRRRILMDAPIRTLGEHPVRVRLHASVIALVPVKVISDHQPIEEEPAPAAPAEEAEAAQ